The proteins below are encoded in one region of Alistipes communis:
- a CDS encoding beta-N-acetylhexosaminidase, with translation MKRILTLIALCIVSGVSASTRQLQIIPQPVKAELRTGVFVTAGCRVEWEGFDIRPENLAALTGRLVKPCHPASTWNGVNAIVLRRDTAAGIPPEGYRIDISARRAQLSAGDDAGLFYGLQTLLQLADERGNLPCVSIEDHPRYRYRGLHLDVCRHFFPVRFIKHYLDWMASCKLNTFHWHLTDDQGWRIEIKRYPRLTEIGGYRTRTQIGGFHEDPITYEQGRYGGYYTQDEIREVVAYAAKRHIAVIPEIEMPGHATAALAAYPELACGHGPKSFETSGRWGVLDDVFCPGKEQTFEFLEGMLDEVLELFPSKLIHIGGDECPRVRWKECPDCRARMEDEGIEDEAGLQTYLTLRIGRHLEAKGRRLIGWDEILDGELAPGAVVMSWRGTRGGIAAARRRHEVIMTPSTYLYFDKKATDSYDEPVSLSSSLLPLEKIYGYDPDEGIAPEDRRYLLGVQANLWTEFIRTEGRASFQLLPRIYALAEIAWSPVERKSWREFSEVRLPAHLARIDASGEPYRLPAPLGIEDGTSEGESFSFVIRPPFPGCKVRYTLNGAVPQDFDREMPEKFDIAVPRGEQRTLRCVTIAPSGRRSTVTTLVLTNRMQTNNPE, from the coding sequence ATGAAACGAATACTCACGCTAATCGCACTCTGCATCGTGTCAGGAGTTTCGGCCTCGACCCGACAACTGCAAATCATTCCCCAGCCCGTCAAGGCCGAACTCCGTACGGGCGTCTTCGTCACGGCCGGATGCCGCGTCGAATGGGAAGGTTTCGACATCCGGCCCGAAAATCTGGCTGCGCTGACCGGACGACTGGTCAAGCCATGCCATCCCGCGTCGACATGGAACGGAGTGAATGCCATCGTTTTGCGACGCGACACCGCAGCCGGAATCCCGCCCGAAGGCTACCGAATCGACATTTCCGCACGCCGCGCGCAGCTCTCGGCCGGCGACGACGCCGGTCTCTTCTACGGCCTGCAAACCCTCCTCCAACTGGCCGACGAACGGGGCAACCTTCCCTGCGTCTCGATCGAGGACCATCCGCGCTACCGCTACCGCGGCCTGCATCTCGACGTCTGCCGCCACTTCTTTCCGGTAAGGTTCATCAAGCATTACCTCGATTGGATGGCTTCGTGCAAACTCAACACCTTCCACTGGCATCTGACCGACGACCAGGGCTGGCGTATCGAGATCAAACGCTACCCGCGCCTGACCGAGATCGGCGGCTACCGAACCCGAACCCAGATCGGCGGATTCCACGAAGACCCGATCACCTACGAACAAGGCCGCTACGGCGGGTACTACACGCAGGACGAGATCCGCGAAGTGGTAGCCTACGCCGCCAAACGGCACATCGCTGTCATTCCCGAGATCGAAATGCCCGGTCACGCGACGGCCGCCCTGGCCGCCTATCCCGAACTAGCGTGCGGCCACGGCCCGAAAAGTTTCGAGACGAGCGGACGCTGGGGCGTCCTCGACGATGTTTTCTGCCCGGGCAAAGAGCAGACCTTCGAATTTCTCGAAGGCATGCTGGACGAAGTGCTGGAACTCTTCCCGTCGAAGCTCATCCACATCGGCGGCGACGAGTGTCCCCGCGTACGTTGGAAGGAGTGCCCCGACTGCCGGGCCCGCATGGAGGACGAAGGGATCGAGGACGAAGCCGGACTGCAAACCTACCTGACCCTCCGCATCGGCCGTCACCTCGAAGCCAAGGGCCGCCGGCTGATCGGCTGGGACGAGATTCTCGACGGAGAGCTGGCTCCCGGCGCCGTGGTGATGAGTTGGCGCGGCACCAGGGGCGGAATCGCCGCCGCACGCCGCCGGCACGAAGTGATCATGACACCGAGTACCTACCTCTATTTCGACAAGAAAGCCACCGATTCGTACGACGAACCCGTCAGTCTGAGCAGCAGCCTCCTGCCGCTGGAAAAAATCTACGGCTACGATCCGGACGAAGGGATCGCACCCGAAGACCGGCGCTACCTGCTGGGCGTACAGGCCAACCTGTGGACCGAATTCATCCGAACCGAAGGGCGCGCGAGCTTCCAGCTCCTGCCGCGCATCTACGCGCTGGCCGAAATCGCATGGTCGCCCGTCGAGCGCAAGTCGTGGCGGGAATTCTCCGAGGTGCGCCTTCCGGCCCACCTCGCACGGATCGACGCCTCAGGAGAGCCTTACCGCCTGCCCGCCCCTCTGGGCATCGAGGACGGAACCTCAGAAGGCGAAAGTTTCTCCTTCGTCATCCGGCCTCCGTTTCCCGGCTGCAAAGTCCGCTACACGCTCAACGGCGCCGTACCGCAGGATTTCGACCGTGAGATGCCTGAGAAGTTCGACATCGCGGTTCCTCGCGGCGAGCAGCGGACGCTGCGCTGCGTGACCATCGCCCCTTCGGGGCGGCGCAGCACCGTCACGACGCTCGTGCTCACCAACCGAATGCAAACCAATAACCCCGAATGA
- a CDS encoding DUF6528 family protein, with the protein MKRRIIALLCAGCLFSLTACQEDIEITEVPMPPVEEEPEPAPDDTDKIYECKHPLLLTEQAQGRILIVDADTRETLWEWRAASAADMPDATSLMRLPSEVKAIYNRRYILATASGGGVAIIRIADKKVMFYASAGNNPHSAEVFPDGNLVVASTDNDGFLSTFRVDTVARTGQVVQKLPLTFCHSAVWDHSRGRLLATSDNKLCVFTYNGDGNDPRITKESETAIPEGNWAHDLFPVYGENALWLTNNDYAMKVSGSDLSMETVGFSQSDIKSVSSGPEGFPTVLLIPKADEWWNTKVIDTEGRTVFEQNGMQIYKARWFLDNPYSYPAKHDFVQPAK; encoded by the coding sequence ATGAAACGCCGTATAATAGCCCTTTTATGCGCAGGCTGCCTCTTCTCCCTGACCGCCTGCCAGGAAGACATCGAGATCACGGAGGTTCCCATGCCTCCGGTCGAGGAGGAACCCGAACCTGCCCCCGACGACACCGACAAAATCTACGAATGCAAGCACCCGCTGCTGCTGACCGAACAGGCACAGGGACGCATTCTCATCGTCGACGCCGATACCCGAGAGACCCTTTGGGAGTGGCGGGCCGCAAGCGCCGCAGACATGCCCGACGCTACGTCGCTCATGCGGCTCCCGAGCGAGGTCAAAGCCATCTACAACCGCCGTTACATACTGGCCACGGCTTCGGGCGGCGGCGTAGCGATCATCCGCATCGCCGACAAAAAGGTGATGTTCTACGCTTCGGCGGGCAACAATCCCCACTCGGCCGAGGTCTTCCCCGACGGGAACCTCGTCGTGGCGTCGACCGACAACGACGGGTTCCTCAGCACCTTCCGCGTCGATACGGTGGCCCGTACGGGACAAGTCGTCCAGAAACTGCCGCTGACCTTCTGCCACAGCGCCGTCTGGGACCATTCGCGGGGCCGCCTGCTGGCCACCTCGGACAACAAGCTGTGCGTGTTCACCTACAACGGCGACGGCAACGATCCCCGTATCACGAAGGAGTCAGAAACCGCGATTCCCGAAGGCAACTGGGCCCACGACCTCTTCCCCGTCTACGGAGAAAACGCCCTGTGGCTCACGAACAACGATTACGCGATGAAAGTCTCGGGCTCCGATCTGTCGATGGAGACGGTCGGCTTTTCGCAGTCGGACATCAAATCGGTCAGCTCGGGGCCGGAGGGTTTCCCCACCGTCCTGCTGATTCCCAAAGCGGACGAATGGTGGAACACGAAGGTCATCGACACGGAAGGGCGCACGGTCTTCGAGCAGAACGGCATGCAGATCTACAAGGCGCGCTGGTTCCTCGACAACCCATACAGCTACCCTGCAAAACACGATTTCGTACAACCCGCAAAATAA
- a CDS encoding sugar phosphate isomerase/epimerase family protein, translating to MKNALKFLPLLLFLPLLASGQKRLNEVGAVYGAIRSMTPEAYKEAHDKYGIRWIEAWTGNLTGGTEEQYDAWIERFNNAMKGSGLKLWSVHLPFTRKAPNDLSDDRPEWREATFKNWIEILDRATRLGKFRVVVVHPSSEARISDEERPRRLENLREMLLRFIPLVKERYNAAVAVEDLPRGCLGNSSSDFEWLVANVPDIKICYDTNHLLGEESHAFAERFAPYIANIHVSDYDGVDERHWMPGRGIVEWPKVIDILMRSGYDGPFMYEVTPRNDPRGSVEYMRQTTDSLFTRYALYKKQRAGEK from the coding sequence ATGAAAAACGCACTCAAATTCCTCCCCCTGCTCCTGTTCCTGCCCCTCCTCGCATCCGGCCAGAAGCGGCTGAACGAAGTCGGCGCAGTCTACGGGGCCATCCGCTCGATGACGCCCGAAGCCTACAAGGAGGCGCACGACAAATACGGCATCCGCTGGATCGAAGCCTGGACGGGAAATCTGACCGGCGGCACCGAGGAGCAATACGACGCCTGGATCGAGCGGTTCAACAACGCCATGAAAGGCTCCGGACTGAAACTGTGGTCGGTACACCTCCCTTTCACGCGCAAGGCTCCGAACGACCTCTCGGACGACCGTCCCGAATGGCGTGAAGCGACGTTCAAAAACTGGATCGAGATTCTCGACCGCGCGACGCGCCTCGGCAAGTTCCGTGTAGTGGTGGTACACCCCAGCAGCGAAGCCCGGATCTCCGACGAGGAGCGTCCACGGCGACTCGAAAACCTCCGCGAAATGCTGTTGCGATTCATTCCGCTGGTGAAGGAGCGCTACAACGCGGCGGTGGCCGTCGAGGATCTTCCGCGCGGGTGTCTGGGCAACAGCAGCTCCGATTTCGAATGGCTCGTGGCCAACGTCCCCGACATCAAAATCTGCTACGACACCAACCATCTGCTCGGCGAAGAGAGCCACGCCTTCGCGGAACGTTTCGCCCCCTACATCGCCAACATCCACGTCTCGGACTACGACGGAGTGGACGAACGCCACTGGATGCCCGGACGCGGCATCGTCGAGTGGCCGAAGGTAATCGACATACTCATGCGGTCGGGCTACGACGGGCCTTTCATGTACGAAGTCACGCCGCGCAACGATCCGCGCGGAAGCGTCGAATACATGCGGCAGACGACGGACAGCCTCTTTACCCGATACGCGCTCTACAAAAAACAGCGGGCAGGCGAAAAATAA
- a CDS encoding fibrobacter succinogenes major paralogous domain-containing protein — protein sequence MKRHIWYHIVLTIFAAWCGTGCSEGYEYFNPNPGDEEQQASPIVNTGKASVDAAAGKATLNGNCNAMGRTVSEAGFLYGRTAAEMMKSERRVCPVDEEGRFSLTLSDVDNGDHYFRAYMVIDGKTYNGVTGWFEVKVASVPEVTTELSEAAGGVLTLKGSYKLDRDLSVEPGFRYAATADGVASVQFVRATQVDEANKTFSLDIPDTGQPCFFQAVVRMSTDFYDGEVSEVIRPKDLSAAGVANCYIVTEGGWYSIEPKRPDGTAVQGSAADWVWSSGSGLVSGVHFSAGRIVFQTSGNAGNAGIALTNDAGEIVWSWHIWMAQAPAEQTVNGRTFLDRNVGATEFDGALVGSLGVYFQWGRKDPFIGANRIQKNYTDEYEGVGFQTTGDNGFTALFLYNDALCEGFKFVNKEMDMSMSIANPTVFYGVYNSGGWKGSNSEVEDYWGGASGTKTNNDPCPAGYRVPTFDEINGFIKDIDTNKTAQENVSDQSYGRKYTVGDQTFMFPGSALRVWSAKMRYPGRVTFFWSSTISPTTEKKALDFYDYRWNTNADNTCCAMAVRCIKIQ from the coding sequence ATGAAACGACACATCTGGTATCATATCGTACTGACGATTTTCGCAGCATGGTGCGGCACAGGCTGTTCCGAAGGCTACGAATATTTCAACCCCAATCCCGGCGACGAAGAGCAGCAGGCATCACCGATCGTCAATACGGGCAAAGCCTCCGTCGACGCCGCGGCGGGAAAGGCGACGCTCAACGGCAACTGCAACGCCATGGGCCGTACCGTCTCCGAAGCGGGATTCCTCTACGGCCGCACGGCAGCCGAAATGATGAAATCCGAACGGCGCGTCTGTCCGGTCGACGAAGAAGGGCGTTTTTCGCTCACGCTCTCCGACGTGGACAACGGCGACCACTATTTCCGGGCCTACATGGTCATCGACGGCAAAACCTACAACGGAGTCACCGGCTGGTTCGAGGTGAAAGTGGCTTCCGTTCCGGAAGTGACCACCGAACTGTCCGAAGCCGCCGGAGGAGTCCTCACGCTCAAAGGCAGCTACAAACTCGACCGCGACCTGAGCGTCGAGCCAGGGTTCCGCTACGCCGCGACCGCGGATGGCGTCGCCTCCGTACAGTTCGTACGGGCTACGCAAGTCGACGAAGCGAACAAAACTTTCAGTCTCGACATTCCCGATACAGGCCAACCCTGCTTCTTCCAGGCCGTTGTGCGCATGTCCACCGACTTCTACGACGGCGAAGTGAGCGAGGTGATCCGCCCGAAGGATCTTTCGGCGGCGGGCGTCGCAAACTGCTACATCGTCACCGAAGGCGGCTGGTACAGCATCGAACCCAAACGTCCCGACGGAACCGCCGTCCAAGGGTCTGCCGCCGACTGGGTATGGTCGTCGGGTTCCGGACTTGTATCGGGCGTGCACTTCTCGGCGGGCCGCATCGTCTTCCAGACCAGCGGGAACGCCGGAAATGCCGGAATCGCACTCACAAACGATGCTGGCGAGATCGTTTGGAGCTGGCACATCTGGATGGCCCAGGCCCCCGCCGAGCAGACTGTCAACGGCCGTACGTTCCTCGACCGCAACGTCGGCGCCACGGAGTTCGACGGGGCTCTGGTCGGCTCGCTGGGCGTCTACTTCCAGTGGGGCCGCAAAGACCCGTTCATCGGCGCCAACCGCATCCAGAAGAACTACACCGACGAATACGAAGGCGTCGGATTCCAGACCACGGGAGACAACGGCTTCACGGCGCTCTTCCTCTACAACGACGCTCTCTGCGAAGGGTTCAAGTTCGTGAACAAGGAGATGGACATGAGCATGAGCATCGCCAATCCGACCGTTTTCTACGGGGTCTACAACTCCGGCGGCTGGAAAGGCTCCAACAGCGAGGTCGAAGACTACTGGGGCGGCGCGAGCGGCACAAAGACCAACAACGACCCGTGTCCGGCCGGTTACCGCGTACCGACGTTCGACGAAATCAACGGGTTTATCAAGGACATCGACACGAACAAGACCGCGCAGGAAAACGTCAGCGACCAGTCGTACGGACGCAAATACACCGTCGGCGACCAAACGTTCATGTTCCCGGGCTCGGCCCTGCGCGTATGGAGCGCCAAGATGCGCTACCCGGGGCGCGTAACGTTCTTCTGGTCTTCAACTATTTCGCCGACAACGGAAAAGAAAGCCCTCGACTTTTATGATTACCGTTGGAACACCAATGCCGATAATACCTGTTGCGCCATGGCGGTTCGCTGTATTAAAATTCAGTAA
- a CDS encoding glycoside hydrolase family 2 TIM barrel-domain containing protein, which yields MKKLLLLFALFAVAASATASPTERWLDPECFAVNRAPMRTSFIVFPTASEAVPENDYTRSPFYRTLNGEWAFLRAERPGAEPEGFFRTGYDDSSWGVMPVPGIWELNGYGDPVYTNKPYPWYKFFEVKPPLVPHEQNYTGLYRRTVRVPADWKGRDAFIHIGSATSNVTLWVNGREVGYSEDSKLEAEFDVTRYITPGRDNLIVLRINRWCDGSYLEDQDFWRLSGIGRDCYLYARDKRRLADVRLTPDLVNDYRDGTLRAEVTATPGVGSVRLTLRDDEGRTLDTRTLRPRRNSAETLFEVAAPKQWSAEAPNLYTLTAEALAADGSVTEAAAFRVGFRKVEIRGGQLLVNGKPILIKGVNRHEMEPNTGYYVTRGEMVRDIREMKRLNINAVRTCHYPDTPLWYDLCDKYGLYVVDEANIESHGYHYRDKSKNLAGNPSFAAAHLDRNRRMVFRDYNHPSIIVWSTGNEAGNGPNFERCYDWIKSFDPSRPVQYEQASYHGDYNTDIVCPMYWSYDQCEKYLADDPAKPLIQCEYAHAMGNSLGGFKEYWDMIRREPKYQGGFIWDFADQALAWRNPEGRLTYRYGGDYNAVDASDSTFCCNGVLAADRTWHPHAYEVKHQHRPIHTTARDLEKGIVNVYNENFFTDLSPYRLLWEITSDGRPVLSGAVERLDVAPQATAAVTLGYKPEQVEALDGEVLLTVRYQLRERQGLLDALYEVAADQLVLREDDPAARFAAAAPAGTLRIADKTVSGEGFSVTFDPKSGFIRSYRLRDVELLAGPLRPSFYRAATDNDLGVRQTGKYPDSRMWAGAEPELVNFTLTSGDGGAKAVADYMIPAVGAQLRLAYVIAADGSIRIGETMTADPARKDVADLMRFGMAFETPGMFDAVEYYGRGPMENYADRSSAAFVGRYAQRVADQFHPKYASPQESGTRGGVRWWRLTDASGFGIEFCSDRHFSASAIPYAIPQLDNGSSEYVRHPGDLVPDGRTHVHIESAQSGLGCVNSWGRLPLPQYRMPYRDYVFNFMLKPVLARE from the coding sequence ATGAAAAAACTGCTGCTGTTGTTTGCCCTCTTCGCTGTCGCCGCGTCGGCCACAGCATCCCCCACGGAACGGTGGCTCGATCCGGAGTGTTTCGCCGTGAACCGCGCTCCGATGCGCACGAGTTTCATCGTCTTCCCGACGGCCTCGGAGGCCGTTCCCGAGAACGACTACACCCGTTCGCCTTTCTACCGCACGCTCAACGGCGAATGGGCCTTTCTGCGCGCGGAACGTCCGGGTGCGGAGCCAGAAGGATTTTTCCGCACCGGCTACGACGACTCGTCGTGGGGCGTGATGCCCGTGCCGGGAATCTGGGAGTTGAACGGCTACGGCGACCCTGTCTACACCAACAAGCCCTATCCGTGGTACAAATTCTTCGAGGTGAAACCTCCGCTGGTTCCCCATGAGCAGAATTACACGGGTCTCTACCGTCGCACCGTCCGGGTTCCCGCCGATTGGAAAGGCCGCGACGCATTCATCCACATCGGCTCGGCGACCTCGAACGTGACGCTCTGGGTCAACGGCCGTGAAGTGGGGTACAGCGAGGACAGCAAGCTCGAAGCCGAATTCGACGTCACCCGCTACATCACGCCGGGCCGCGACAACCTGATCGTGCTGCGCATCAACCGCTGGTGCGACGGTTCGTACCTCGAAGACCAGGACTTCTGGCGTCTTTCGGGCATCGGCCGCGACTGCTACCTCTACGCCCGCGACAAACGCCGTCTGGCCGACGTGCGGCTCACGCCCGACCTTGTGAACGACTACCGCGACGGGACGCTGCGCGCCGAAGTGACCGCGACGCCGGGTGTCGGCAGCGTACGGCTGACGCTCCGCGACGACGAGGGCCGCACGCTCGACACCCGCACGCTCCGTCCCCGCCGCAACAGCGCCGAAACGCTGTTCGAGGTCGCCGCCCCGAAGCAATGGAGCGCCGAGGCCCCGAACCTCTACACGCTCACGGCCGAGGCTCTCGCCGCCGACGGTTCGGTGACCGAAGCCGCAGCTTTCCGCGTGGGGTTCCGCAAAGTCGAGATCCGCGGCGGACAGCTGCTCGTAAACGGCAAGCCGATCCTCATCAAAGGCGTCAACCGGCACGAAATGGAGCCCAACACGGGTTATTATGTCACACGCGGGGAGATGGTGCGCGACATCCGCGAAATGAAGCGGCTCAACATAAATGCCGTGCGCACGTGCCACTACCCCGACACGCCGCTGTGGTACGACCTCTGCGACAAGTACGGGCTTTACGTCGTGGACGAAGCCAACATCGAGTCGCACGGCTACCACTACCGCGACAAGTCGAAAAATCTGGCCGGTAACCCCTCCTTTGCCGCCGCACACCTCGACCGTAACCGGCGCATGGTGTTCCGAGACTACAACCACCCCTCGATCATCGTATGGAGCACGGGCAACGAGGCCGGAAACGGCCCCAACTTCGAACGTTGCTACGACTGGATCAAGTCCTTCGATCCGTCACGCCCGGTGCAGTACGAGCAGGCCTCTTACCACGGGGACTACAACACCGACATCGTCTGCCCGATGTATTGGAGCTACGACCAATGCGAGAAATACCTCGCCGACGATCCCGCGAAACCGCTTATCCAATGCGAATACGCTCACGCCATGGGCAATTCGCTGGGCGGATTCAAGGAGTATTGGGACATGATACGTCGCGAACCGAAATATCAGGGCGGGTTTATCTGGGACTTCGCCGACCAGGCCCTCGCATGGCGCAACCCCGAAGGGAGGCTGACCTACCGCTACGGCGGCGACTACAACGCCGTCGACGCCTCCGACAGCACCTTCTGCTGCAACGGCGTACTGGCCGCCGACCGCACGTGGCATCCCCACGCCTACGAAGTGAAGCACCAGCACCGGCCGATCCACACCACGGCCCGCGATTTGGAAAAAGGCATCGTGAACGTCTATAACGAAAACTTCTTTACCGACCTTTCGCCCTACCGCCTTCTCTGGGAGATCACCTCCGACGGACGGCCCGTGTTGAGCGGCGCGGTCGAACGCCTCGACGTGGCTCCGCAGGCCACCGCCGCCGTGACGCTGGGCTACAAACCCGAACAGGTCGAAGCCCTGGACGGGGAGGTGCTGCTCACGGTGCGCTACCAGTTGCGCGAACGGCAGGGACTGCTCGACGCGCTTTATGAAGTAGCCGCCGACCAGCTCGTATTGCGCGAGGACGATCCTGCGGCCCGCTTCGCCGCCGCAGCTCCCGCCGGAACGCTCCGCATCGCCGACAAAACCGTTTCGGGCGAGGGATTCTCGGTCACGTTCGACCCGAAGAGCGGTTTCATCCGCTCCTACCGCCTGCGCGACGTCGAGCTGCTGGCAGGCCCCTTGCGTCCCAGCTTCTACCGTGCGGCCACGGACAACGATCTCGGCGTGCGCCAGACCGGAAAATATCCCGACAGCCGGATGTGGGCCGGGGCCGAACCGGAGCTCGTCAACTTCACCCTCACGTCCGGAGACGGCGGGGCGAAAGCCGTCGCAGACTACATGATCCCCGCCGTCGGCGCCCAACTCCGCCTCGCCTACGTTATCGCTGCCGACGGGTCGATCCGCATCGGCGAAACGATGACCGCCGACCCCGCGCGCAAGGATGTCGCCGACCTGATGCGCTTCGGCATGGCCTTCGAGACCCCGGGCATGTTCGACGCCGTGGAATACTACGGCCGCGGCCCGATGGAGAACTACGCCGACCGGTCGAGTGCAGCATTCGTAGGCCGCTACGCACAGCGCGTCGCCGACCAGTTCCACCCCAAATACGCCAGTCCGCAGGAGTCGGGGACACGCGGAGGTGTGCGCTGGTGGCGGCTGACCGACGCTTCGGGATTCGGAATCGAGTTCTGCTCCGACCGTCACTTCTCAGCTTCGGCAATCCCCTACGCCATTCCGCAGCTCGACAACGGATCGTCCGAATACGTCCGCCATCCCGGCGACCTCGTACCCGACGGACGGACGCACGTCCATATCGAAAGCGCCCAGTCCGGACTGGGATGCGTGAACAGTTGGGGACGCCTGCCGCTCCCGCAATACAGAATGCCGTATCGGGACTATGTGTTCAACTTCATGCTAAAACCTGTTCTTGCCAGAGAATGA
- a CDS encoding FecR family protein, which produces MNAQNRHIDRLIARHLDGERLSDAEQAELLDWLRFSEEHRRSYLDAYDAWGERHLPDTLFAAEAAYRRLTERIAEPEECPAAPAVRRRLVGIACAAACTVLLVTGFFLRGKTGQQIPDIREFVQTAEAPVYTEKEVQLILSKQKTVRLEEKKSSIRYDAAEIHINEDARKPITKKEVAAFNQLLVPYGKQTTLTLADGTRVWVNAGSRLIYPSAFDDDRREIYAEGEIYIEVAHDAARPFTVHTGKMDVRVLGTRFYVSSYGRDRTQEVVLRSGSVNVAPADAPEHGIRIEPDQRASLDTAGTFRIREVRAEDYISWIHGYYRFDNTLLSDVLARLARYYNRTFDYSPEVGAMTISGKLELNDDPCEVLRILSLTAPIRFRVSEEGFRLSSAQTYDDNPNRMPMENHEPN; this is translated from the coding sequence ATGAACGCACAAAACCGACATATCGACCGACTGATCGCACGCCACCTCGACGGCGAACGTCTCTCCGATGCCGAGCAGGCCGAACTCCTCGACTGGCTCCGCTTTTCGGAGGAACACCGCCGCAGCTACCTCGACGCCTACGACGCATGGGGCGAGAGACACTTGCCCGACACCCTCTTCGCCGCCGAAGCGGCCTACCGCCGTCTCACGGAACGGATCGCGGAACCGGAGGAGTGTCCCGCGGCGCCGGCCGTCCGGCGGCGTCTCGTCGGAATCGCCTGTGCAGCCGCCTGCACCGTGCTGCTGGTCACCGGATTTTTCCTCCGCGGCAAGACAGGACAGCAAATCCCCGACATTCGGGAGTTCGTCCAGACGGCAGAGGCCCCCGTATACACCGAAAAGGAGGTGCAGCTCATTCTCTCGAAGCAGAAAACGGTGCGGCTCGAGGAGAAGAAATCCTCGATCCGCTACGATGCCGCCGAGATCCACATCAACGAAGATGCCCGAAAGCCGATCACGAAAAAGGAGGTGGCCGCATTCAACCAGCTGCTCGTACCCTACGGCAAGCAGACGACCTTAACGCTGGCCGACGGCACCCGCGTGTGGGTGAATGCCGGATCGCGGCTGATCTACCCCTCGGCATTCGACGATGACCGCCGCGAGATCTACGCCGAAGGCGAAATCTACATCGAGGTAGCCCACGACGCCGCACGTCCCTTCACCGTACACACCGGAAAGATGGACGTCCGCGTGCTGGGAACCCGGTTCTACGTCTCCTCCTACGGACGCGACCGAACCCAGGAGGTAGTGCTCCGCTCGGGATCGGTGAACGTCGCGCCGGCCGACGCCCCCGAGCACGGCATACGGATCGAACCCGACCAGCGCGCTTCGCTCGATACGGCCGGCACGTTCCGCATCCGCGAGGTACGCGCCGAAGACTACATCAGCTGGATTCACGGATACTACCGCTTCGACAACACGCTGCTCTCCGACGTACTCGCACGGCTTGCCCGATACTACAACCGGACGTTCGACTACTCCCCCGAAGTCGGTGCCATGACCATTTCGGGAAAGCTCGAACTCAACGACGATCCCTGCGAGGTGCTGCGGATTCTCTCGCTCACGGCACCGATCCGGTTCCGAGTATCCGAGGAGGGATTCCGGCTCTCCTCGGCGCAAACATACGACGACAACCCAAACCGAATGCCTATGGAAAATCACGAGCCGAACTGA